From Pseudomonas poae, the proteins below share one genomic window:
- the pabC gene encoding aminodeoxychorismate lyase has product MHSWVDGQPADTVPLKDRGLAYGDGLFETIAIKAGQPVLLDRHLQRLDEGCTRLALNADHALIRIEVLAYAAALGDGVLKLILTRGDSLRGYGINPGAPVRRILQGSAPATYPQAHGTDGIRLFPCATRLSEQPLLAGLKHLNRLEQVIARAEWQDAEHAEGLMRDMSGRVIEGVFSNLFLVRNGLLLTADLNRCGVAGVMRAEVLAQAQALGIPVAVADISLELLQQADEVFVCNSVYGIWPVRGCAAMSWSVGPLTRKLQGIVRALLDI; this is encoded by the coding sequence ATGCACAGCTGGGTCGACGGTCAGCCAGCGGACACGGTGCCCCTGAAAGATCGCGGCCTGGCGTATGGCGATGGGCTGTTCGAGACCATCGCCATCAAGGCCGGGCAGCCGGTGCTGCTCGACCGCCACCTGCAGCGTCTCGATGAGGGCTGCACGCGCCTCGCACTCAATGCGGATCACGCGTTGATCCGCATCGAAGTGCTGGCCTATGCCGCGGCCCTCGGCGACGGTGTTCTCAAATTGATCCTCACGCGTGGCGACAGCCTGCGCGGTTATGGCATCAACCCTGGCGCGCCGGTACGCCGTATCTTGCAGGGCAGTGCGCCCGCTACCTATCCCCAAGCCCATGGAACTGACGGTATCCGCCTGTTTCCGTGTGCTACCCGATTGTCCGAACAGCCTTTGCTGGCCGGCCTCAAACACCTCAACCGCCTGGAACAGGTGATCGCCCGCGCCGAGTGGCAAGATGCCGAGCATGCCGAAGGTTTGATGCGGGATATGTCTGGTCGCGTCATCGAAGGCGTATTCAGTAACCTGTTCCTAGTGCGCAATGGTTTGTTACTAACCGCTGATCTGAATCGTTGCGGGGTTGCCGGGGTCATGCGCGCCGAGGTTCTGGCACAGGCGCAAGCCCTGGGCATCCCGGTGGCCGTGGCCGATATCAGCCTGGAGCTGTTGCAGCAGGCCGACGAAGTCTTTGTGTGCAACAGCGTTTATGGCATTTGGCCGGTGCGTGGCTGCGCTGCGATGAGCTGGTCGGTTGGGCCGCTCACCCGTAAACTGCAGGGCATTGTTCGCGCGCTATTGGATATTTGA